The following proteins come from a genomic window of Populus alba chromosome 12, ASM523922v2, whole genome shotgun sequence:
- the LOC118060513 gene encoding pentatricopeptide repeat-containing protein At3g29230, producing the protein MPCNLELKISKTLPKCTFQHLKQIHALMITCSLSKNIKIFSKFLRRTTEFGRMDYSNLIFSQMGHDSSAEIVIWNAMIRGYAFNGPFQECIQMFDEMPQRGLKPHNFTYPYVINSCCELEWYGRGKRVHCEIVKSGFESSYAVANSLFNMYLKMPASFDVGLASNCKLDDARKIFDDMCVRPVELWNQMIGKYVNIGDVKSARELFDIMPERDIVSWNSMILGYAKAGKVANARGLFEKMPEKNVISWTSMIGAYADTDDLETARSFFETMPQRNVVSWNSMISSYAKNGKFVESLNLFVQMQSEGVTPDGYTFVSVLSACSNLGDLEFGKYIHYLVGDLSQSEVMVGTALTEMYAQCGDVDIAFAVFIKIGKRDVFCWNVIIKALALHGRSEEAIKIFLQMLKTGLKPNDFTFTSALFACSHGGLVEEGHIIFKSMEKDYKIIPKTTHYGCLIDMLCRNGQLEEAMLLVEAMPFKPDVAIWGALLGGCRVTGDLKLAEKVVEKATELETNESGVYVLLSNIHASAGQWIEAADARKKMDEKKISKKAGSSVV; encoded by the coding sequence ATGCCTTGTAACTTAGAactaaaaatctcaaaaacattGCCAAAATGCACATTCCAACATCTGAAACAAATCCATGCCTTGATGATCACTTGTTCTCTctccaaaaatatcaaaatattctcCAAATTTCTTCGTCGAACCACCGAGTTCGGCAGAATGGATTATTCCAATCTAATATTCTCTCAAATGGGTCATGATTCCAGTGCAGAAATCGTTATTTGGAATGCCATGATCAGAGGGTATGCGTTCAATGGTCCTTTTCAGGAATGTATACAGATGTTCGACGAAATGCCTCAGAGAGGACTAAAGCCGCACAACTTCACGTATCCTTATGTAATCAACTCTTGTTGTGAATTGGAGTGGTATGGAAGGGGAAAGAGGGTGCATTGCGAGATTGTAAAGTCTGGATTTGAGTCGAGCTACGCGGTTGCCAATTCTCTATTTAACATGTATTTGAAAATGCCGGCGTCTTTTGACGTGGGTTTGGCTAGTAATTGCAAGTTAGATGATGCTCGTAAGATTTTTGATGATATGTGTGTAAGACCGGTAGAATTATGGAATCAAATGATAGGCAAGTACGTAAACATTGGCGATGTCAAGTCAGCAAGAGAGTTGTTTGATATTATGCCTGAAAGAGATATTGTTTCTTGGAATTCTATGATTTTAGGCTATGCCAAAGCTGGAAAAGTCGCAAATGCAAGaggtttgtttgagaaaatgcCAGAGAAGAATGTTATTTCATGGACTTCGATGATTGGAGCATATGCTGATACAGACGATCTTGAAACAGCTAGAAGCTTTTTTGAGACAATGCCACAGAGGAATGTGGTTTCGTGGAATTCAATGATTTCAAGTTATGCTAAAAACGGGAAATTCGTagaaagtttgaatctttttgtCCAAATGCAATCAGAAGGAGTGACCCCAGATGGCTATACTTTTGTTTCTGTTCTGTCAGCGTGTTCTAATTTAGGTGATTTGGAGTTTGGGAAATATATACACTATCTAGTTGGAGATTTGTCCCAATCGGAAGTCATGGTAGGGACTGCTCTTACGGAAATGTATGCTCAATGTGGAGATGTAGATATAGCTTTTGCAGTTTTTATCAAGATAGGAAAGAGGGATGTTTTTTGCTGGAATGTCATTATCAAGGCATTAGCTCTACATGGAAGATCAGAGGAGGCTATCAAAATCTTCTTACAGATGCTAAAGACCGGATTGAAGCCAAACGATTTCACGTTTACTAGCGCTTTGTTTGCTTGTAGCCATGGAGGTTTGGTGGAAGAAGGCCACATAATCTTTAAGAGCATGGAGAAAGACTACAAGATAATTCCAAAGACTACACATTATGGTTGCTTGATTGACATGCTTTGCCGGAATGGCCAGCTTGAGGAAGCAATGCTTCTAGTGGAAGCTATGCCCTTTAAACCTGACGTTGCTATATGGGGAGCCTTGCTTGGGGGTTGTAGAGTTACAGGTGACTTGAAGTTAGCAGAAAAGGTAGTAGAGAAAGCTACTGAGTTGGAAACAAATGAATCGGGAGTCTATGTGCTGTTGTCAAATATCCATGCCTCCGCCGGTCAGTGGATAGAGGCTGCAGAtgcaagaaaaaagatggaTGAGAAGAAAATATCGAAGAAGGCAGGTAGCAGTGTTGTTTAG
- the LOC118060515 gene encoding WD repeat-containing protein RUP2, protein MKNLSTKFQPHSHHHTQESQNQEKEAIEEEQEQQEERARCEWDFSLTTIVSSGSNISSTPAISDALGVIEFDQTNSIIATGGIARKIRIYNFKSLFAHENTSHNEHEITCLDHARACDYYICTPAKLSSIRWKPRSDGRVLGSGDYDGVVMEYNLERRIPIFERDEHGGRRVWSVDYSHWDPVLGASGSDDGTMQIWDTRCESGEGVATVQPGGGRRAVCCVEFNPFGGPIVAVGCADRKVYGYDIRMTVDPVFVLDGHRKTVTYIKFLDNVTLVSASIDGCLKLWDSDNSNVIRSYKGHVNNRSFIGLSVWRNGGLLGCGSENNKVFVYDRRWGEPIWVHESNRPVVRDGCGGGFVSSVCWRQVEEDQCTLVAGGSDGDLQVFQGRRKS, encoded by the coding sequence ATGAAAAACCTCTCCACTAAATTCCAGCCGCATAGTCACCACCACACACAAGAAtctcaaaaccaagaaaaagaagcCATAGAGgaagaacaagaacaacaagaagaaagagcTAGGTGTGAATGGGATTTCAGTCTCACAACAATTGTTTCATCCGGCAGCAACATCAGTAGCACTCCAGCCATATCGGATGCTCTAGGGGTGATCGAATTCGACCAGACGAACAGCATCATTGCCACAGGTGGAATAGCAAGAAAGATAAGGATTTACAACTTCAAGTCTTTGTTTGCGCATGAAAATACTAGCCACAATGAGCACGAAATTACTTGCTTAGACCATGCTAGGGCTTGTGACTATTATATTTGTACCCCAGCCAAGCTTAGTAGCATCCGATGGAAACCCAGGTCGGACGGGCGGGTTCTAGGGTCCGGAGACTACGACGGGGTGGTGATGGAATATAATCTTGAGAGGAGAATACCAATCTTTGAACGTGATGAACATGGCGGGCGAAGGGTTTGGAGTGTGGACTACTCTCATTGGGATCCGGTTTTGGGTGCATCCGGGTCGGATGATGGAACCATGCAAATTTGGGACACACGTTGCGAGAGTGGGGAAGGCGTGGCTACTGTTCAGCCTGGTGGGGGTCGCAGGGCCGTGTGTTGCGTGGAGTTCAATCCATTTGGCGGACCAATAGTAGCCGTCGGATGCGCTGACAGAAAGGTATACGGGTACGACATTCGAATGACGGTTGACCCGGTATTTGTTCTTGACGGGCATAGGAAGACCGTGACGTACATTAAATTTCTCGATAATGTTACATTAGTGTCTGCTAGCATTGATGGATGCTTGAAGCTATGGGATTCGGATAATTCAAACGTAATCCGCTCGTACAAGGGGCACGTCAACAACCGGAGCTTCATCGGATTGTCAGTGTGGAGGAATGGAGGCTTATTAGGGTGTGGATCAGAAAACAATAAGGTTTTTGTGTATGACAGAAGATGGGGCGAGCCAATATGGGTTCACGAGTCTAACCGGCCGGTGGTTAGGGATGGGTGTGGCGGCGGGTTCGTTAGCAGTGTGTGCTGGAGGCAAGTGGAGGAAGACCAGTGCACGCTCGTGGCGGGAGGATCAGATGGGGACTTGCAAGTTTTTCAAGGCAGAAGGAAGTCATAG
- the LOC118060514 gene encoding pre-mRNA cleavage factor Im 25 kDa subunit 2 translates to MVGAGSAVVNTYPLSSYTFGIKEPKMEKDTSVADRLARMKVNYMKEGMRTSVEAILLVQEHNQPHILLLQIGNTFCKLPGGRLKPGENEIEGLKRKMTSKLGANSPALVPDWQVGECVAIWWRPNFETIMYPYCPPHITKPKECKKLYLVHLSEREYFAVPKNLKLLAVPLFELYDNVQRYGPVISTIPQQLSRFQFNMITTT, encoded by the exons ATGGTAGGGGCAGGGTCAGCTGTGGTGAATACATACCCTTTATCAAGCTACACATTTGGTATTAAAGAGCCCAAGATGGAGAAAGACACTTCTGTTGCTGATCGACTTGCTCGCATGAAAGTAAA TTATATGAAAGAGGGGATGAGGACAAGTGTGGAAGCTATTTTGCTG GTACAGGAACACAATCAACCTCACATACTTCTTCTGCAAATTGGAAACACTTTCTGCAAGCTTCCTGGTGGGCGTTTGAAGCCTGGAGAGAATG AAATTGAGGGTTTGAAAAGAAAGATGACAAGCAAGCTTGGGGCTAACTCACCTGCTCTTGTGCCAGACTGGCAG GTTGGTGAATGTGTGGCTATCTGGTGGAGGCCAAACTTTGAAACCATTATGTATCCATATTGCCCTCCACACATAACAAAGCCCAAG GAATGCAAGAAACTTTACCTTGTTCACTTATCTGAAAGAGAGTACTTTGCAGTGCCAAAAAATCTGAAATTGCTCGCTGTGCCATTGTTTGAGCTCTATGATAATGTGCAG AGATATGGGCCAGTCATATCGACCATTCCTCAACAGCTTTCAAGATTCCAGTTCAACATGATTACTACTACTTGA